In the Streptomyces fradiae ATCC 10745 = DSM 40063 genome, one interval contains:
- a CDS encoding DEAD/DEAH box helicase: MRFTLKDYQLDAVGEVLSNLHDAMDDYRRKGRPTAFSLTATTGAGKTVMAAAVLEALFDGNDEFEFEGDKSAVVLWFTDDPSLNEQTRFRLIESADRLPYARFEVIENNFNQEKFEAGKVYFLNRQKLAKGTLLVKGEPEDGSTPFAEFSVRPDLRLYTIWDTIRNTIEDDNLTLIVILDEAHRGMKRQSKAEASEKQTIVRRLVNGSNGVPAVPIVWGISATVERFNVAMQESKGRTTYPPVIVDPARVQESGLLKDDVRLDFPSETGSFDTVLLTRATRKLVESTTLWREYAESQGDINEPVVPLMVLQVPNTPTHEMLISAVDAITEEWPSIPRDAFAHVFGDRATLELGDIEVPYVKPEQVQDLANVRILFAKDAISTGWDCPRAEILISFRPARDETHITQLLGRMVRTPLARRVPGNDRLNGVDCLLPFFDRATAKSVADVLLGNKSEGDDGTGGSGGGNGRRVLVAPVDMKANPAISAEIWECFDSLPSESLPKKTARPIKRLMSLAHALAADGIEVQAGKKAYQELFSVLDGLLARHKARVEESAQSILTVRGETIVAGLNTHGMENISFTELADDRVVEDAFKAAGRILTLDLARRYAAYLAGPEDDESDDDGLRDSYLQVAALALVDGVKDALEREADEIAINWLSLHRVAIKDLNHERQAIYNDLVAESKDPQRIDIARPKVRTESTKTADGEPVPFRPLHLLCDSDGNFPVGELNGWEIRVVDAELARPGIVGWYRNPSRASQDALTIAYKDAGDKWRRMCPDFLFFSRGNDSDVKASIIDPHGIHFGDAMPKLRGLANFAETYGSEFHRIEAIAEVKDGVLRVLDLTKQSVREAVASASDAETLYLSAHASNY, from the coding sequence GTGAGGTTCACGCTAAAAGACTATCAGCTGGATGCCGTCGGCGAGGTTCTCTCGAACTTGCATGACGCAATGGATGACTATAGGCGTAAGGGCCGCCCTACTGCTTTTTCACTTACTGCCACGACGGGTGCAGGAAAGACCGTTATGGCAGCTGCGGTCCTCGAAGCCCTTTTCGACGGTAACGACGAGTTCGAGTTCGAGGGGGACAAGTCCGCAGTCGTCCTGTGGTTCACGGACGACCCTTCGCTGAACGAGCAGACGCGCTTTAGGTTGATTGAGTCAGCCGATCGCCTCCCGTACGCTCGCTTCGAGGTGATTGAAAACAATTTCAATCAGGAGAAGTTCGAAGCTGGAAAAGTGTACTTCCTCAACCGGCAGAAGTTGGCCAAGGGCACCTTGTTGGTTAAGGGAGAACCGGAGGACGGATCAACTCCATTCGCCGAATTCTCTGTCCGCCCGGACCTCCGCTTGTATACCATTTGGGATACAATCCGGAATACAATCGAGGATGACAATCTCACGCTTATTGTGATCCTTGATGAGGCTCACAGAGGGATGAAGAGGCAGTCGAAGGCGGAAGCTTCAGAGAAGCAGACGATTGTTAGGCGACTCGTTAATGGATCCAACGGGGTACCTGCGGTCCCTATTGTGTGGGGCATAAGCGCAACCGTCGAGCGGTTCAACGTCGCCATGCAGGAATCCAAGGGGCGCACGACATATCCGCCCGTGATCGTGGACCCCGCCCGAGTCCAGGAATCTGGTCTGCTGAAGGATGACGTACGGCTCGACTTTCCATCGGAGACTGGCAGTTTCGATACGGTGCTCCTAACGCGAGCTACGCGAAAGCTGGTCGAGTCGACCACGCTGTGGCGCGAATACGCGGAGAGCCAAGGAGACATCAATGAACCAGTAGTTCCTTTGATGGTTCTGCAGGTTCCCAATACTCCAACGCACGAAATGCTGATCAGCGCCGTCGATGCTATCACTGAGGAATGGCCCAGCATTCCCCGTGATGCCTTCGCTCATGTATTCGGAGATCGAGCTACCCTAGAGCTTGGCGATATTGAGGTACCGTACGTTAAGCCCGAGCAAGTGCAAGATCTGGCGAACGTGCGCATTCTTTTCGCGAAAGACGCCATCTCAACTGGTTGGGATTGCCCCCGTGCCGAAATCCTAATCTCCTTCAGGCCTGCCCGGGATGAGACTCACATTACTCAGCTGCTAGGGCGCATGGTGCGTACCCCGTTGGCTAGGAGGGTGCCGGGTAATGATCGTCTCAACGGGGTAGATTGCCTGCTCCCGTTCTTTGACCGAGCTACCGCTAAGTCCGTCGCTGATGTGCTGCTGGGCAATAAGAGCGAGGGTGATGATGGTACCGGCGGTTCGGGCGGTGGTAATGGACGCCGAGTGCTAGTGGCACCTGTCGACATGAAGGCAAATCCCGCGATCTCCGCTGAGATTTGGGAGTGTTTCGACAGCTTGCCTTCTGAGTCACTCCCTAAGAAGACGGCGCGTCCCATCAAGCGCTTGATGTCGCTGGCGCACGCTCTGGCCGCGGATGGCATTGAGGTCCAGGCTGGCAAGAAGGCATACCAAGAGTTGTTCTCTGTCTTGGACGGGCTGCTGGCAAGGCACAAGGCGCGGGTCGAGGAATCAGCCCAATCGATCCTTACAGTGCGCGGCGAGACGATTGTCGCCGGCTTGAACACTCACGGAATGGAAAATATCTCCTTCACCGAGCTAGCTGACGATCGAGTAGTCGAAGATGCCTTCAAGGCGGCAGGAAGGATCCTGACACTAGACTTGGCCCGTCGATATGCGGCATACCTTGCGGGGCCGGAAGATGATGAGTCAGACGACGATGGGCTTCGTGATTCCTACCTTCAGGTGGCTGCCCTGGCGCTGGTAGATGGTGTGAAGGATGCTCTTGAGCGTGAAGCCGACGAAATTGCCATTAACTGGCTGAGTTTGCATCGCGTTGCTATTAAGGACCTTAATCACGAGCGTCAGGCGATCTACAACGACCTGGTTGCTGAATCGAAGGATCCGCAGCGCATTGACATAGCTCGACCGAAGGTTCGCACGGAATCGACGAAGACTGCTGATGGCGAACCCGTTCCTTTCCGCCCGCTCCACCTCCTCTGTGATTCTGACGGTAACTTTCCGGTGGGAGAACTAAACGGCTGGGAGATTCGCGTCGTGGACGCTGAGCTAGCCCGTCCTGGCATTGTGGGCTGGTATAGGAACCCTAGTCGAGCCTCACAGGATGCCCTGACTATCGCCTACAAAGACGCAGGCGATAAATGGCGTCGCATGTGTCCGGATTTCCTGTTTTTCAGCAGAGGTAACGACAGTGACGTGAAAGCGAGCATAATTGATCCTCATGGCATCCATTTCGGGGA